The Gemmatimonadota bacterium DH-78 region GTGGAACCCCTGCTCGAGCGCGGCCTGCTGCCGGAATGCAGGATCGTCAACGTGCGCCGTTCTCCTTCGGGCGACCCCGTGGTCGAGGTCGACGGGGTGTTGATCGCCATGCGAAGGGAGACGGCCAGCCGCATCCGCGTTCGTCGACTGCCCTGCACGGAGGGGTAGTGGCCCCCTCCACTCCGGCCACACGGCCTCTCGTCGCCCTGGTCGGCGCACCCAACTCCGGCAAATCGACCCTCTTCAATCACCTGACCGGCCTGCGCCAGAAGGTGGCGAACTACCCCGGGGTAACGGTCGAGAAGCACCTCGGGCGCGTGCGAACGCCCGCCGGGGAGCTCGACCTGGTCGACCTCCCGGGGGTGAACGGCCTGTCGGCCCGCACCCTCGACGAACGGGTCACGCGCGACGTGCTGGAGGGACGCTTCGACGAGCTGCGGGCTCCGGACGCGCTCGTGCTCACCGTCGACTGCACGCGGCTCGAACCGCAGCTGATGCTCGTGGAGCCGATTCTCGCCCTCGGGGTGCCCACCCTGATCGTGTTGACGATGGCCGACGAGTTCGGGGGGCGGGGGGGCACGCTTCACGACGAGCGTCTCGCGAACCGGCTCGGCGTGCGGGTCGCCCGGGTGAACGCCCGCGCGGGTGAAGGGCTCGATCCGGTTCACGACTTTCTCGCCGAGATCGCCGCGCGCGGCGGTGCGGGAAACAGCGACGTCCGCCGCGAAGCACCCTCCGAGCCCGCGGGACGAAAGCTGCCGGTCGTGGACGCCTTCGCCGCTCGCCGCCGCGCGGTCCGCGAGGCCGGTGAAGAGGCGGGCTACACCCCCCCGTCGCCCGATCGTCTCACGCGCCGGATCGACTCGATCGTGCTCCACCGCGTGTGGGGCCCGCTCGCGTTCCTGGCGATCACCGTGCTCGTCTTCCAGTCGATCTTCACCTGGGCGATCCCCTTCATGGACGGCACGGAAGCGTTCATCGCCACCACCGGTGAATGGATCGGCGCAGCCCTGCCCGACGGGTGGGTCCGCGACCTGGTGGTCGACGGGGTGTGGGCGGGCGTCGGATCGGTGATCGTGTTCCTGCCCCAGATCCTGATCCTCTTTCTCTTTCTGGGGGTGCTCGAGGACTCCGGGTACATGGCTCGAGCCGCGGTGATCGCCGACCGAAGCATGGCTCGAGTGGGACTCCAGGGCCGCGCCTTCCTCCCGCTGCTGTCCGCCTACGCCTGCGCGGTTCCGGCGATTCTCGCGGCCCGCACGGTCGAAGACGAACGCGATCGCCTGGCCACCATCTTCATCGCGCCCTTCATGACCTGCTCGGCGCGACTGCCGGTCTACGCCCTGCTGATCGCAGCCTTCATTCCCGAGCGGAGCCTGCTCGGGCCCCTGCTCGGGACGCGCGCGGCGACGCTCCTCGGGCTCTACGCTCTCGGCGCCCTGGCGGCCGTGGCCACGGCCTTCCTCCTGAAGCGCACGCTGCTTCGCGGGGCCCCCTCGTCGTTTCTGATGGAGCTGCCGCCCTACCGTTTGCCTACCGCGCGCTCGCTCCTGCTGCGACTGCACGACCGCGCCCGGGTCTTCCTCAAGCGGGCGGGCACCATCATCCTCGGGGTCACCATCGCGCTGTGGATCCTGACCCAGGTGCCACGCGGGGTCGACGGCACGGCTCCCCCGCTCGACGACAGTGCGCTCGGCCGCGCCGGGCAGGTGGTGGAGCCGCTGATCGAGCCGCTGGGCTACGACTGGAAGATCGGGGTGGGGCTGATCTCCTCGCTCGCCGCGCGCGAAGTGATCGTGGGCACCCTGGGCACCATCTACGGCGTGGAGGACGCCGACGAGTCGTCGCTGACCCTGCAGGACAATCTCCGCCAGGACCTCGATCTCGGGTCGGCGGTCGGGCTCCTGGTGTTTTTCGTGTTCGCGCTGCAATGCATGTCGACGGTGGCCGTGATGCGGCGCGAGACGGCCGGATGGACTTGGCCGCTCCTGCAGTTCGGCTACATGCTCGCACTGGCCTGGGTGGGCGCCTGGGTGGCCAACGCGGTGCTCTGATCCGGGCGATCCGGCGGGACCGCGGCCAGCAAGCAGGGGAGTTCCCGTGTCTGTTCGAGTACGCCGGACCCCGACCCCCAATCCCCAGGGCCGACCCCGAATGCAGCTTCATCCCGCGATCCGCACCTCGCGCGCTACCGCCTTGTCCTGGCTCTGGATCCTCGCCGGAGTGTTGCTCGGCGACTCCAGAGTCGCCGCCCAGGAACCCGCCCCGATGCAGGAGCGACTGGCCGTCTTCCTCGACTGCGGATTCTGCGACGGCACCTTCCTGCGGCAGGAGATGGAGTACGTGGATTGGGTGCTCGACCGGGAGGTGGCCGACGTCCACGTGCTCGTCACCCAGCAGACGACCGGCGCCGGCGGACAGGCGCAGACCTTCGACCTGATCGGGCGGCGTTCCTTCGCGGGACTGGATCAGTCCACCGTCTACACCACCCTCGCCGGGGCGACCGAGGCCGAGGAACGCGACGGCTTTCTCCGCACTCTGCAGGCCCTGCTGGTGCCCTACCTGCTGCAGACGCAGACGGGTGAACGCGTGCGGGTCGACATCGCAGCCGAACGCTCGGAAAGCGCGGCTCAGGCCCAGCCGGCCGACGACCCATGGGATCACTGGACCTTCGAGCTCTACGCCGACGGCGGCGCCGACTTCGAGGCGAGTCAGCGGTCGATCGACATCCGGTACGGCCTCTACGTGAATCGGGTGACCGAAGACTGGAAGGTGCAGCTGCGGCCCTTCTTCAACTACAACCAGGATCGCTTCGATCGGGCCGACGGAGTGATCGAGCGCATCTCCCGTCGCAACGGGTTCACGAGCTACGTGGTGCGCAGCATTTCCCCGCACTGGTCGGTGGGCGCCTTCGGAGACGTCTTCACCTCCACCTTCGACAACGTCGACATGCGGTACCGGCTGATGCCGGCGGTGGAGTGGAGCCTGTACCCGTACCGCGAGGCGACGCGACGGCAGCTCACCCTCACCTACCGTGTCGGCGCCGCGCACATCGCCTACCGCGACACCACGATCTACGCACAGATCGAGGAAACCCTGCCACAGCACGCCCTGAACGCCAACTACGAGGTGCGGCAGCCCTGGGGCCAGATCGACCTCGGTGCGAGCGGATCCCAGTACCTTCACGATCTCTCCCGCTACAGCGTCGAGTTCGAGGGCGGCGTCGAGTTTCGCGTTACACAGGGCCTGTCGATCGAGGTCGGGGGCAATGTGGCCTTCATCTACGACCAGCTGAATCTGCCCAAGGGAGATGCCGACCTGGAGGAGGTCCTCCTGCGCCTCCGGCAGCTCGAGACGGACTACGAGGCCGGCCTCAGCTTCGGCTTCCGCTATCGGTTCGGATCCATCTACAACAACGTCGTGAACCCGCGGCTCGGAGGGCTCGGCTCGCAGGACCGCTTCTGATCCGGCACGATTCTCGCTTTTCGGGGGGGTGAACCCCGAACACCCCCGATCCGAAGGCCGGAGAATCGCCATGCGTCCCTCACACCTGCTGCTCAAGACCGCGAGCTACCTGCGCGCCCCGAAGACCACCCTCGTGCTGTCGCACCCGATCCGGGGCACGGCCGCGGTGGTGGCCCTGAAGGCCGTTCAGAAGGCCGCGCCGCCACGTCTGGGCAGCGCGCTGGTGTGGATGGCCGCGACCACGGCGGTGCCGCTCTGGCTGATGGTGCGCGGGGCCCGGCGCGCGGCGGACGAGGCGCAACGGACGGGAGGCCGCCGGGAGGCCGGTCGATGAGGGAAGCTCGCCCACGGGCCGCCGCCTGGATCGGGGCACTCGCCCTGGGGTGCGCGGCCTGCGGCAACGCGACCGTGCCGGACCTGCCCCCGCACGACCCCATCGAAGTGCCGGATCCCGAGCAGGTCGACGCCGTGCTCTTCCTGATCGGCGACGGCGGCGCCACCGTCGAGGGGCGCTCGCCTACGCTCGTCGCCCTTCGCCGCGACGTGGAGGAGTGGTCGGAGGCGCTCGCCCGCGACTCGGCGGTGAGCGTGATCTACCCGGGCGACATCGTGTACCCCGTGGGCCTTCGCGACCGCGATCACCCCGACTTCGAGACCGACTCGGTCCGCCTCTGGAATCAGATCGACCTCGTGCGGGGCCCGGCCGCCCTCGAGCACGCCACCCTCGGGCTCTTCCTGGCCGGCAATCACGACTGGGGCAACGCGCGGGGCGACGCCGGGCTCGCGCGCATTCGCAACCTCGAAGCCGCCCTCGTTCGCGCGCGTACCGCCGGCCCCCGCGTGGCCCTGTTGCCCGAGGCCGGCTCGCCCGGACCCGTCATCCGCGACCTGCGCGAGAACGTGCGGATCATGCTGGTCGATACGCACTGGTTCCTGCAGCCGCAACCGGAACGGGAGATGGACGCCTTCTTCGAGGCGCTCGCCGAGGGCCTCACCTCGGCGGGAGACCGGCACGTGATCATGGTCCAGCATCACCCCTACCGGTCGGCGGGACCGCACGACGCCCTCCTTCCGGGGTCCAGTGCCTTCGGAATCCAGTTTCTGCTCAAGAAGACCGGGACGCTCGTTCAGGACCTCGACTCCCCGGTCTACGACCAGTTTCGACGCCGCCTGCGCGCGACCTTCCGCGAGACCGGGCGCCCCCCGCTGATCTTCGCCGGGGGCCACGACCACTCGCTCCAGGTGCTCGAAGGGCTCGGCCCGGACGACCCCGGTGTCAGCGTGGTCAGCGGGGCGGGGAGCAAGCTCACGCCGATCACCGACGCCGGAGGAATGCTGTACGGGGCCTCCCGCCCGGGCTACGTGGCGCTCTTCTTCGGGTCCGACGATTCGGTCGCGCTCTACGTGATCGCGGGCGACCCGGATCGGCTGTCCTGCAGCGGAATCACGATGGGAGAGGCCGCCGAGCAGGAGTGCATGCGCGCGGGCGTCGACTCGCTGCGGGTTCGCTGGTCGAGCCTGCTCGTGGAGGGCACGTCCGCCCCTCCGGCGCCCGCCGACACGCTCGCCCCGCGCACCCCCTGGTGGAGCGGGCCGCTCACCCCCCCCGGTGACACACTCGCCGACGGGGCGGGGGAGATCGAGCGATGACGACCCCGGCGCGTCGGCGCGCAGTGGAGGGGCTCGAGGCCGTCGCGGGCGGGGTGGCGGGTGCACTTCTCGGGTTCTTCCTCACGGTCTCGATCTTCGTGGCGAAGGCCCGCGCGGGCGTCTACATCTACTCGTTCGACGACGTCACGGCATTCCGGTGGGAGATGGCCCCCACCTTCATCGGGCTCCTGCTGGGCGCCACCCTCGCGTCGGGCCGTCTGAAGGCCTTCCTGCGAGGTGTCGCGCTGGCGGTCGGCGCGGGCCTGGCGGCGGTGCCCTTCGGATGGTTCCTGGGGCCGTGGCTGCAGGACGGTCGATCGGCCGCCTGGGCGTGGGCGGTTCTCGCAGCGGCAGTGGGACTCCTCGCGGGCCTGGCGACGGCCATCGTGCGAGGGTACCCGCTCGAGGGAGGGCGAGCATGAGCCCGCGGCGCTGGTCCGCACACACCGTCGAGTGGGCGGCGAGGGCGGGGTACGCGGCCAAGGGTCTCGTCTACCTCGGCGTGGGAGGCATCACGGCCAGCACGGCGTTGCGCGACGGCTCCGGCGACGCAGAGGGCTCTCGGGGCGCTCTGAGTCAGGCGCTGGGGGGCCCGCTGGGCACCGCGCTGCTCATCGCCGTGGCCGCCGGGATCGCCGGCTACGTCGCCTGGCGCCTGGTTCAGGCGCTGCTCGACCCGGAAGACCGCGGCACCGATGCCCGTGCGCTCGCCACCCGCGCCGTGCTGCTGATCAGCGGTCTGCTGTACGCCAGTCTCGGACTCTGGGTGGTGCGCGTGCTTCTCGGTCGCGCATCGAGATCCGGCGGGGAGGGAGGCGGAGGCGCCGACACCGCGTCGGCCTGGCTCCTCCAGCAACCGTACGGCCGATGGCTCCTCGCCGCGGCAGGGCTGGCGGTGATGGGGTACGGGGTGGGTGAGTGGGTGAAAGCCGTGCGCCGCTCGTTCGAGAAGCGCATGCGTTCCGATTTGAACGGCTCCACCCGGCGCTGGGTCGTGCGATGTGCACGATTCGGCCTCGCCAGCCGTGGAATCGTCTTTCTCACCACCGGCACGTTCCTGATCGTGGCGGCCTGGACGGCCGATCCCGACGAGGCACGGGGGCTCGAGGGATCGCTGGAAGCGCTGGGCGATACGCCATGGGGGCCATGGGTGATGGGCTTGGTGGCCCTCGGGCTCGCCGCCTACGGCGCGCTGCAGTTGATCAAGGCCCGGTACCGCCGGATCGAAGCGCCGAGCGACTGAACGGCACGCCCCTTGCCCCTCCGAGGTTCTCGGACCCCCGTCCGGAGGCCTCATCGTCCGATCCGGAGCGCGTGGTCTCTACGGGCCAGGCGACGACTCGCGTCGCCGGCCCCGGACACCCGACCGAGACGGCGCATGAACCTCCAGGCGATCCTGAGTTCCCCCGTGGTCCGCCTGATGGGCTACTTCCTCCTCCTCACCACCGTCATCGCCTTCGTGGCGGTCACGGTGCCGTGGTTCCCCGACCTGCTGGTGCCCTCGGCCCCCGGAGCCGACCCCTTCCCGGGCGCCTCCGACGCCATGGGCCCCTCGGCCGCCGAGATCATGACCTCGGTCACCCGCACGGCGCTTCTCGGCTTCCTGGCTCTGCTCGCCGCACTCGCCTTCACGGTGCCGGTGGTGTGGATCTACACGGTGATCATGCGCCAGGAGGGCTACGAGCGGTCGTTCGTGAGACTGCTCGCCTCGCTGCCGATCGTGGTCGCCGGAGTGGTGCAGGTGGTCCGGGGCGATCTCGCCCTCGCCTTCGCCCTCGCCGGCATCGTGGCCGCGGTCCGCTTCCGCACCACCGTGAAGGACCTTCAGGATGCCGTGTTCGCCTTCGCGGCCATCGCGGTCGGCCTCGCGACCGGTACCGGCAATTTCACGCTGGCCGGTGCGATCTCCACGGTGTTCTGCCTGCTCGCCTACGCCCTGTGGCGCATGAACGTCGGCGACGTGGGGCCGAGTCTGGCTCTCAGCCACGGTGGCGTCGCCCTCGCCGAGGCGCTCGTGCCGGGAGAAAGCCACAAGGCGGTCGTGATCGGCAACGAAGACGAGGTGGAGCCGGTGCACGCCGAAGACCTGCCCGAACTCGCCCACTACGTGGAGCGTCTCGCCGACTACGTCAGAGGAGACGCGCTGCGAAAGAAGAAGAAGTACAACACGTTGCTGCTCGTCTACACCGAGAGCCCGGAGGAGGCCGGCGAGTTCGTCGAACCCATCCTCGACGACCACGCCCGCCGCTGGGTGCTGGTCGACGAGATCCACCGCAACGGCTCGGGGCTCGTGGCGCTCGAGTACCTCCTGCGACTGAAGAAGAAGGTGAAGGTGGGCAAGATGATCGACCACCTCGCCTGCGGGGAGGACGCCCTCTGCCGGGCCGCCGAGCTCAAGCCGATCAAGGGACTTCGCCGGAGGCTGACATGAAGACTCTGCGCCGCTTCGCTCCCCCCCTCTTCGCGCTGGGCTTCCTCTGCGCCCCGCCGGTCACCGCACAGCAGGTCGAGGCCGGCGACACCCTCGACGCCCCACCCCCCGCGGTC contains the following coding sequences:
- a CDS encoding FeoA family protein, whose product is MPLSRPSAPLPVLALGDLPIGEWAEVVGFDLSDREVEPLLERGLLPECRIVNVRRSPSGDPVVEVDGVLIAMRRETASRIRVRRLPCTEG
- a CDS encoding ferrous iron transporter B; protein product: MAPSTPATRPLVALVGAPNSGKSTLFNHLTGLRQKVANYPGVTVEKHLGRVRTPAGELDLVDLPGVNGLSARTLDERVTRDVLEGRFDELRAPDALVLTVDCTRLEPQLMLVEPILALGVPTLIVLTMADEFGGRGGTLHDERLANRLGVRVARVNARAGEGLDPVHDFLAEIAARGGAGNSDVRREAPSEPAGRKLPVVDAFAARRRAVREAGEEAGYTPPSPDRLTRRIDSIVLHRVWGPLAFLAITVLVFQSIFTWAIPFMDGTEAFIATTGEWIGAALPDGWVRDLVVDGVWAGVGSVIVFLPQILILFLFLGVLEDSGYMARAAVIADRSMARVGLQGRAFLPLLSAYACAVPAILAARTVEDERDRLATIFIAPFMTCSARLPVYALLIAAFIPERSLLGPLLGTRAATLLGLYALGALAAVATAFLLKRTLLRGAPSSFLMELPPYRLPTARSLLLRLHDRARVFLKRAGTIILGVTIALWILTQVPRGVDGTAPPLDDSALGRAGQVVEPLIEPLGYDWKIGVGLISSLAAREVIVGTLGTIYGVEDADESSLTLQDNLRQDLDLGSAVGLLVFFVFALQCMSTVAVMRRETAGWTWPLLQFGYMLALAWVGAWVANAVL
- a CDS encoding DUF1206 domain-containing protein, translated to MSPRRWSAHTVEWAARAGYAAKGLVYLGVGGITASTALRDGSGDAEGSRGALSQALGGPLGTALLIAVAAGIAGYVAWRLVQALLDPEDRGTDARALATRAVLLISGLLYASLGLWVVRVLLGRASRSGGEGGGGADTASAWLLQQPYGRWLLAAAGLAVMGYGVGEWVKAVRRSFEKRMRSDLNGSTRRWVVRCARFGLASRGIVFLTTGTFLIVAAWTADPDEARGLEGSLEALGDTPWGPWVMGLVALGLAAYGALQLIKARYRRIEAPSD
- a CDS encoding DUF4956 domain-containing protein → MNLQAILSSPVVRLMGYFLLLTTVIAFVAVTVPWFPDLLVPSAPGADPFPGASDAMGPSAAEIMTSVTRTALLGFLALLAALAFTVPVVWIYTVIMRQEGYERSFVRLLASLPIVVAGVVQVVRGDLALAFALAGIVAAVRFRTTVKDLQDAVFAFAAIAVGLATGTGNFTLAGAISTVFCLLAYALWRMNVGDVGPSLALSHGGVALAEALVPGESHKAVVIGNEDEVEPVHAEDLPELAHYVERLADYVRGDALRKKKKYNTLLLVYTESPEEAGEFVEPILDDHARRWVLVDEIHRNGSGLVALEYLLRLKKKVKVGKMIDHLACGEDALCRAAELKPIKGLRRRLT